A region of the Labeo rohita strain BAU-BD-2019 chromosome 5, IGBB_LRoh.1.0, whole genome shotgun sequence genome:
aatgtggtgagtacattatctgtaaatttttgttctggaagtgaactactcctttaagtgtGTCTACAAATGAGACtttggccctgtcccaaatgatGCACTTCATGTGTACTTGCGGTCTTGCAGACTCACAGTGGCCGACATGTGCACGTGTTCGTTAAGTCCACAATTGGGTGTCTAACCTCAAACTTCAGTCACATCACTATGATTATTCTTGGCTATGCTTGATTCTCACAGTCATGTGACACAAGCCAGCTAAATATATCAGgggtgttttggcacaaacATTAAAACGtactgaaaacatttaaatgtgatgCATAAACCCATGTTtcacattattataattttaatatagttaAATTGTGAGTATCAGTATGTCAGTACCCTGTGTGCCCATTCCTAGTTCCTAGGCTCTGTAAATTACTCCAGTATTTTCACAAACTATGCCAtcagttttattgaaaatacaatacaaataagtaacaccttattttaaggtccaattaaCTAGTTGCTTGTTAGCATTCATATTACTATCATATTGGCTTTGTATTAGTagttataaagcacatataaatgccttattctgcataatttagatcccttaatcccaTATCTAAACTTAACCACTATTACTAGctattaataaacagcaaattaggGGTTTGTTCAGGTAAATctcttagttaatagtgagtGTGTTCcctgttttaaattgttacaataaaatgaaatgctaatatcaaaaatatattactacttttTCCACTTTTGTTGATGCGCTGAGCTGCCATATTGTTGTGGTTCTGATTCAGAACTCTGACTTGAGGGGGTTTCAGTGAAAAGTTCCTACTTGGAACTCAGAATGTCTGATTTCCAAGCATGAGTGGAATGCATAATTATAACTACTTTTGTTTGAGGGCCAGCAGTAGCTAGCAGGCAGGTattatgcaaatgtattaaatggTAATGTAGCTACATCACAGAGATAATGGCAGACAAACACTGCAGGATCGAGGATATTTTAAGAAgtcactttatttaaaaaactcaCATATTAGTCCAATCAtgtttgctttaaaaataatgtaaacatgTGGTTGACAACACAGGGTTTCACAGCTCTAGCCCTTGAGGTCTAtggtcctgcagagtttagctccaaccctaatcaactCACCTgcctgccatttttttttttttttctttttagaaatcCTGAAGGCTAATACATTTTTGACACTTATTTGTCATGTAAATATTGTAACATTCCTTGTTTGCATCatacatgaaagaaaaattcCTTGCAGCTGGATGATAGGATCTCCTCACTGTAACTCAGTATCCTTGGGAAGTAACAGACAAGATCTGTTACTACACAAGAGACTAACaaggtcaaaaaaaaacatacgtacatacataaatacaaatccTGAATACCTGAAAACCACAAATTAAATAGCGTATAGCAACTACATTACCTATTTTAGTGCCACATTGACCACTGTCGAGTCAGTGTTGCAAGTGGCTTTACAGGCAAATCCTGAGATAAAGATGGAGACGATGAACTGAAGAATGGAGAACACCAGCAAAACTCCAGTGATCCCCAAATGTGCCTAAATAAACACATTCAACATGGCCATATATGTAAGCAGTTCCACAAATAACATCCCAGCAGTTATATTGGGTTTATTCTGATAATAAGGGTATATCTCAAAAATCTGTAAattcacaaatgtaaaattctgtcattatttaccttcttgtcattttatgatttttgtttccttcaaaaaaaaaaaaaaaaaataatatatatatatatatatatatatatgtacatatatatatatatatatatatatatatatataaaagattgttaaaatatatataaagattttaATGCAATTCcaaatctttttaaataacCCAATATCATTTTGTAAGGAACAAAATGAAGTTTATGTCAAGATTTTCAATGAGTAATgccttaaaaaagtaaatgataAAAGAATCTTCATTTTGTGTGAAGttttaagcaaataaaacagcagttaataactaaaaatgaattaaaacatgttaaactgCACCTTGTACATTTAGTACCTGAGAATGTATACATTCATATCCATTGTAGTAGCAACTTCCTGGGAACCTTAGGGCAGTTGTTGCCGTCTCTATGCTCATGAAAAGAATGGATATCCCTGCAGTTATGGCACTGATCACATTCATTCCAAGAGATGCTTTCACCTACAGGGAGAAAAACTTTTAAGTAACATGAATTGTAATGCCATTTACTTGTAAGACTCTGTAAAGTAATAATGAGCCCAGTATCTTGATTTGTTAGTAGTAAATAATGAATGTCTCATTGTGCTAATAAAGCTGAGTTTAATGTCTGAGAAGCAACAGCTACACAGTTTGTTTCTCACTGATGGTACTTGTATTATCAGGTTTTTCTCTTACAGTGACAGAATATGCTAGTTTCAGACCACTgaggtatttttttattcccaaaatatatgaagagttcagatgcaaaagcatGTAAATTCATCTGACTATTtcgttaaaatgagcatttctttctggctactttgtataggctgaggctggaatttagcgaggtTGAAGTAAacgtatttgatggacatatactatgtgtaaggagcatttactcagtatcattatcttatttttgacTGAAATGGCTTTttgctggttttgcatctgaactcttcatacagtgatcactttttttttttccattaatatATAAGCAACATAATTTGTGTgaaagtaaatgaaaacagatGTTTCCTCATGCTAAGAGATAAgcagatgtatgtgtgtgagaaaaGGAGTTGTGCATAAGgatgaaaataaaactgcataCAGTCTTAAAGAACAGATGAATGAAAAGGTTTTGTGCCTATAATATTGAATATGATGAATTAGGCAAGGTCAGCTGTGCACCTGATGcaaatttttatcaaataatttttttacaaaacaaaggTGGGGTGAGAGCTTTACTGCTAACAGATGAGAATTGCTGGACTGTTGCTCAACTATTGacagcttgtgttttttttaattgtacaaCAATTAGTTGAgtaatgtaaataatgacatacAAATAAGGATCAAAAAGTGACAGAAGAGTTCTCACCCACAGATTTCAGCACATTTTATGTACGTACCACACATGGATGAAGTTTATTCTGCGCAGCAACAGACAGAGATCCAGTACAGATGTACTGAgaaagaaacacacaaacatgttgCATATTAGAAGTTAAttgtgtaaattataattaaaaggaaaataaagcaaaatcatTAAATGAAACTTACAATGATGGATCCCCAGTAGGTGATGCCACTAATGACAGAAATATTATACCATCTGTCATAAACTACGGTGAGTACAATACCAAGTATGAACACTATCACTCCAGTCATTATCTGTACAGTCTAGAGAACAAATAGGTCAGGTGTTTTATTCATAATGGCATAACATTTATGTTTAGAAACACAAAAATCTAGGATATATTGATGTTTAATGCACTGAAGGAAATCAGACCACATACTGTATCTTTGCACAAGGTCTTATGACAAAAGACTGCGGCCTCTTTAAGTGTGTTAGAAGAAATTAAATTCTAAGAAAATTCATAAAATCATATATCATTATAATTCATCATTAAATACATTACCCCCACTGCCTTTGGTTGTGCACTGAAAAATCCTTTAAGAGCCGTATTGTGATATGCTCCTCTGACCTGCTGTTCATCTTCACAAATAACAGTATCTTGTGCCACCTGTGGATTTACTTGGATGATAACTGTAGCTTTGTCAGATGTGATGAGCCTGTTGCTTTCCATTCTAATAAAACGTTTGTATTTCACCTGTAATTGATCATTAATCATTCATTAATAATatgatttcataattttattagtagagATTTTTAGGGCAGTTGTAGCCCAATGGTAAGGCTTGGACTTGTAACTCAAAGGTCGCgggtttgattttgttttacagtgtgtgcACAAATTCAGATTATAGGTTACCAAAATTGGCTACATGTCACATCATTCACTCACTGACTCACTCACGTTTCTCTGCTTTTTATGTACAtcagcatttatatttaaagcagAGCTAAATTGTTGTcactctaatatatatattcatatcataATCTTTTGATTGCCTGAGATTAACAGCACTGTATTTTTGACAAGGATGCCTTATTTTTCCTCTTTTGAAAGATCAGAATGTAAAATTTACATTGttcacaaatattttgtatGATTACACGTTTCATTTGACTATAAAAGTtttgaaagtaaaaacaaatattaaaacctTTAAATGGAAATGGAATTTTATGTACCAAAGTATAACAACAAATTAACACCTTactctaaaacaaataaaagatcacaaaaaaatattattatttattgtaactgATGTATATCGGAATGTGTATATAATGTGTACATAAATATAGGctttataattaaaatcatCAGCTGTAAACTGATGGATGAAATATTTTACCTGAAGTGAAATGAGTTGATATGGATGTCTGATTGTTCTTCTGGTGTGTTTTTTGTATGTGTGGACTATGAAGAACCACTAAGGAGGAGCTTGTGTCGTATGAGTTTATGAGATTATGTTGATGGCCTTCCTCCTAAAATGTAGCATAAACTACAGGCATTGActgacaacaaaaaaaaaagaaaaaaaaaaaaaaaaaaaaatcatatacaaTTTCTGAAACCATGACCACTTTTCTCTAAACTGcacacaaaaccacaaaacatgCACACAAGCTGCAAAACAGTACGCATCtcttgcaaaaacaaacacttctTTCAAAACTGTTTGAACTCTTATTAAAATGGTGTTTTGCATAGTAACTCTACACACAAACATCAATTTTGAATTTCTTTGATATATAAAGCACTATAGAAATAAAGCTGACTTGTATGCATATTTAGAATaacaaaatactgtaaacaGAAATGCAAGGAtgaaaaatatttctcaaaacattaagttttaatttcaaatgaGTTGAATTTGGgctataaaaaaagaaatgcaaggaggtaaaaataatgtattacagttctttttattcaactgattacattttcaaaactgtgcctcttttgttcaaaactttacacacaaatctAAGAACtgcacacacaaaatgcaaaatacaaagtacgaaaaaaaaaaacttcaaccaTGTGTACTTGTGTAGATGTGTATTTTTAGGCCTATCCTAAAGCCATGATTGGTTGGTGTTAGGTAAAGCAATGAGTGTTTGCACATGTGAGAAGTTAGTATGAGGCACTGATGAATTAGTGTGCcattttgattggttgtgtttgaaaaagaaaaccaaGATACTACCTGTTAGATTAGTGTGTTACACAGTTCAGTTTGTGTCACATGACTGTGTTTTGCAAGAagtgttttataaaatcaaagTCAAATGCAGAGAATTAGTGGATGGTTTTGCAGATTTGGTGTGTGGTTCTAGTGTTTGAGTACCAGGTTTCAGAAATTGTGAATTGTGTGACAAGTAAAGATTTTGTGTGTAACCAgttagggaaaaaaaactataatacatCATTGTATTTCCTCAGAACACTGAGATCACACGTCATCAGTGAGTGTAGGAAATCACTAAACCAAAGTGTAGCATTTAAATGTCAGTGTTTCCCAAATGAAACACAAGAGTTGTTATAGTTTTGAATGGTGAGTCTTATCTACAGAACTGTGTTTAGCATTTTGCAAAAAGTTTGGTTCACACTtcattttaaggtccaattcttgctattaacaaatcattaatcatgacttttgtctcaataaactcttattttgttgcttattaataattagtaaggTGGTTGTGATGTTTAgatattgggtaggattagggatgtagaatattataattgtaacgccacgccagcagagggagccctcacccattgactctctgttaccgctccctctgctgcttcatgggtaacttcctgtttggtggccatttaaggaggcctcCACCAAACAGGCCTCcacgaagtattgttttgcctgtgtggactctacTAAGATTTTTCTCGGATTTccttgccttgtttttgttattttcacgGTTTGGTttcttgtcatagttttgccttgtttttgccattgttttgttctgtttcctTGCCAtcgtttttgccttgtttcattgccttgtttattttgctacttTGATTGCCCTCTGGTATTTTGACGTTCTGCCTGTTTTCTGGATTACGCTATTGTTTTGCCCTGGTTtactctgtttgtttggagatcgaccctgcctgtcttgaccacGATCTGtgtaataaagctcgcacttggatctatcaCGCTTCCCTGGAGTCTCCGTTACAATAATGCAGAATATGTACTTTATAAGCACTAATAAACAgacaatatgttaataataggcatgctaataaacaagcagttaacagtgagaattggtccctatactaaagtgtaaCCAAAGTTTGTTTTACAATTTCAGTAAAGCAGATAATGTGCTTGATGTTTTGCAGACTTGTCTTAAGATTCAGTATATGAGTGAATGGTTTTGCTAAATGTGTGCCTCAAGTACCTCTTTTAGGGCCTCACTCATGAAACACGAGCAGAGcgaatttttgtgtaaatcattCGTAAAGTCGTTCTGACCTAAACTTTCAAGTTCATGAAAATGT
Encoded here:
- the ms4a17c.1 gene encoding membrane-spanning 4-domains, subfamily A, member 17C.1 isoform X2, encoding MESNRLITSDKATVIIQVNPQVAQDTVICEDEQQVRGAYHNTALKGFFSAQPKAVGTVQIMTGVIVFILGIVLTVVYDRWYNISVISGITYWGSIIYICTGSLSVAAQNKLHPCVVKASLGMNVISAITAGISILFMSIETATTALRFPGSCYYNGYECIHSQAHLGITGVLLVFSILQFIVSIFISGFACKATCNTDSTVVNVALK